Proteins from a genomic interval of Stenotrophomonas maltophilia:
- a CDS encoding HAL/PAL/TAL family ammonia-lyase: MTTDAVPVCRFGDAPLTIEDVVALAKRQCEAALSDAPAFRAHIQRGADFLDRLLREDGVIYGVTTGYGDSCTVNIPPALVAELPHHLYTYHGCGLGRYLDPVETRAVLAARLASLVRGMSGVSVPLLEGLATLLQHDVLPMIPAEGSVGASGDLTPLSYVAAVLCGEREVLFEGQVQPAGPVLAKIGMTPLKLRPKEGLAIMNGTAVMTGLACLAWQRADYLARMATRLTAFNVLASDGNAHHFDETLFAAKPHPGQGRIAARLRSDLHSERPPRNEQRLQDRYSLRCAPHVIGVLEDSLPFLRQLIETELNSANDNPLIDADGERILHGGHFYGGHIALAMDTLKNTVANVADLLDRQLALVVDARYNHGLPANLSAATGPRAAINHGLKALQISVSAWTAEALKQTMPASVFSRSTECHNQDKVSMGTIAARDCLRVIELTEQVVAAMLIAARQGLALRERVGLNAQLHGSLADMYADLGQRIALVEEDRALDRELRELLVEIRAQRWELYAGE; this comes from the coding sequence ATGACGACTGACGCCGTACCCGTGTGCCGCTTTGGCGATGCACCGTTGACCATCGAAGACGTGGTTGCCCTGGCCAAGCGCCAGTGCGAGGCCGCACTGAGCGACGCGCCGGCGTTCCGCGCGCACATCCAGCGCGGTGCCGACTTCCTCGACCGCCTGCTGCGCGAGGACGGCGTGATCTACGGTGTAACCACCGGCTATGGCGACTCGTGCACGGTGAATATTCCGCCGGCGCTGGTGGCCGAGCTGCCGCACCACCTGTACACCTACCACGGCTGCGGCCTGGGCCGTTACCTGGACCCGGTCGAGACCCGTGCGGTGCTGGCGGCGCGCCTGGCGTCGCTGGTGCGCGGCATGTCCGGCGTCAGCGTGCCGCTGCTGGAAGGCCTGGCCACGCTGCTGCAGCACGACGTGCTGCCGATGATTCCGGCCGAAGGCTCGGTGGGCGCCAGTGGCGACCTGACCCCGCTGTCGTACGTGGCCGCGGTGCTGTGCGGTGAGCGCGAGGTACTGTTCGAAGGCCAGGTGCAACCGGCCGGCCCGGTGCTGGCGAAGATCGGCATGACCCCGCTGAAGCTGCGGCCAAAGGAAGGCCTGGCGATCATGAACGGCACCGCGGTGATGACCGGCCTGGCCTGCCTGGCCTGGCAGCGCGCCGATTACCTGGCGCGCATGGCCACGCGCCTGACCGCGTTCAACGTGCTGGCCAGCGACGGCAACGCGCACCACTTCGACGAAACCCTGTTCGCGGCCAAGCCGCACCCGGGCCAGGGCCGCATCGCCGCGCGCCTGCGCAGCGACCTGCACAGCGAGCGTCCGCCGCGCAATGAACAGCGCCTGCAGGACCGCTATTCGCTGCGCTGCGCGCCGCATGTGATCGGCGTGCTGGAGGACAGCCTGCCGTTCCTGCGCCAGCTGATCGAAACCGAACTGAACAGCGCCAACGACAACCCGCTGATCGATGCCGACGGCGAGCGCATCCTGCATGGCGGCCACTTCTACGGTGGCCACATCGCGCTGGCGATGGACACCCTGAAGAACACCGTGGCCAACGTTGCCGACCTGCTCGACCGGCAGCTGGCGCTGGTGGTCGATGCCCGTTACAACCATGGCCTGCCGGCCAACCTGTCGGCGGCCACCGGCCCGCGCGCGGCCATCAACCATGGCCTGAAGGCGCTGCAGATCAGCGTGTCGGCCTGGACGGCCGAAGCGCTGAAGCAGACCATGCCGGCCAGCGTGTTTTCGCGTTCCACCGAGTGCCACAACCAGGACAAGGTCAGCATGGGCACCATCGCCGCGCGCGACTGCCTGCGCGTGATCGAGCTGACCGAACAGGTGGTGGCCGCGATGCTGATCGCCGCCCGCCAGGGCCTGGCGCTGCGCGAACGGGTTGGCCTGAACGCGCAGCTGCATGGCAGTCTGGCCGACATGTACGCCGACCTGGGGCAGCGCATCGCCCTGGTTGAAGAAGACCGCGCGCTGGATCGCGAACTGCGGGAACTGCTGGTGGAGATCCGCGCGCAACGTTGGGAGCTGTATGCCGGTGAATGA
- a CDS encoding glycosyltransferase family 2 protein: MRTDPAVAGAAFAPLVVIPVYDHEHAIAAVVDGVQAAGLPCLLVDDGSHEACAAVLRSLAQRHGVDLLRLDVNQGKGGAMLAGFAEAAARGYSHVLQIDADGQHDTADLPRFIEAARAHPGAVICGIPAYDASVPKARLYGRYATHIWVWINTLSLHLRDTMCGFRVYPLPPVLRLIGEETIGRRMDFDTEVMVRLYWRQLPVEHLATRVTYPADGVSHFDVWRDNVRISRMHTRLFFGMLWRAPRLLWRRLRGQC; the protein is encoded by the coding sequence ATGCGGACTGACCCGGCCGTTGCCGGTGCCGCGTTCGCGCCACTGGTGGTGATCCCCGTCTACGACCACGAGCACGCCATCGCGGCGGTGGTCGACGGCGTGCAGGCCGCCGGCCTTCCGTGCCTGCTGGTCGATGATGGTTCGCATGAGGCGTGCGCGGCGGTGCTGCGCTCGCTGGCGCAGCGCCACGGCGTCGACCTGCTGCGCCTGGACGTCAACCAGGGCAAGGGTGGGGCGATGCTGGCCGGTTTCGCCGAAGCCGCTGCGCGTGGCTACAGCCACGTGCTGCAGATCGACGCCGACGGCCAGCACGATACCGCCGACCTGCCGCGCTTCATCGAGGCGGCGCGCGCGCACCCGGGTGCGGTGATCTGTGGCATTCCGGCCTACGACGCCAGTGTTCCGAAGGCGCGCCTGTACGGCCGCTACGCCACCCACATCTGGGTCTGGATCAACACGCTGTCGCTGCACCTGCGCGACACCATGTGCGGCTTCCGCGTGTACCCACTGCCGCCGGTGCTGCGCCTGATCGGTGAAGAGACCATCGGCCGCCGCATGGATTTCGATACCGAAGTGATGGTGCGCCTGTACTGGCGACAGCTGCCGGTCGAGCACCTGGCCACGCGCGTGACCTATCCCGCCGATGGGGTGTCGCACTTCGATGTGTGGCGCGACAACGTGCGCATCAGCCGCATGCATACCCGCCTGTTCTTCGGCATGCTCTGGCGCGCACCACGCCTGTTGTGGCGCCGCCTGCGGGGGCAGTGCTGA
- a CDS encoding acyl carrier protein: protein MTKNELFERIVSILTDSFEIETARITPEARLYDDLDIDSIDAVDLIVQLKPLLGRNLQPEAFKAVRTVQDIVDVVHGLLPDQAAA, encoded by the coding sequence ATGACCAAGAATGAACTGTTCGAACGCATCGTCAGCATCCTGACCGACAGCTTCGAGATCGAAACCGCCCGGATCACCCCCGAGGCCCGCCTGTACGACGACCTGGACATCGACAGCATCGATGCGGTCGACCTGATCGTGCAGCTCAAGCCGCTGCTTGGCCGCAACCTGCAGCCGGAAGCGTTCAAGGCCGTGCGCACCGTACAGGACATCGTCGATGTCGTGCACGGGCTGCTGCCGGACCAGGCAGCCGCCTGA
- a CDS encoding acyl-CoA thioesterase encodes MPVNEAIERVGEIALTPAFHDCDPMNVVWHGNYFKYFEIARCALLGRYDYDYPQMLESGYLWPVVDARVKYVRPLLFNQALRVIARIVEWENRLKIEYEIVDAQSGQVLTHAMTIQVAVDAASKEMLYQCPPVLWERLGVPAP; translated from the coding sequence ATGCCGGTGAATGAGGCCATCGAACGGGTCGGCGAGATTGCGCTGACCCCCGCCTTCCATGACTGCGATCCGATGAACGTGGTCTGGCATGGCAACTACTTCAAGTACTTCGAGATCGCGCGCTGCGCGCTGCTCGGGCGCTACGACTACGACTACCCGCAGATGCTCGAATCGGGCTACCTGTGGCCGGTGGTCGATGCGCGGGTGAAGTACGTGCGCCCGCTGCTGTTCAACCAGGCGCTGCGCGTGATCGCGCGCATCGTGGAATGGGAGAACCGGCTGAAGATCGAGTACGAAATCGTCGATGCGCAGAGTGGCCAGGTGCTGACCCACGCGATGACCATCCAGGTCGCGGTGGACGCGGCCAGCAAGGAAATGCTGTACCAGTGCCCGCCGGTACTGTGGGAACGCCTGGGAGTGCCTGCGCCGTGA
- a CDS encoding AMP-binding protein: MAEWIALDRLLVDPQPQRSIGLCDGELIDHARFRQRVLAWRAAFAAADGRDWALYFDDAVAFAAALFGAWHAGKRVFLAADNLPATLQALQPQVSGFAGDVSADYRPLVAPTVGVDGELQVLDERACELCVFTSGSTGQPSAINKRMDQLAREVDALQAAFGTQLEGVQVHGTVSHQHIYGLLFRVLWPLAAGRLIHPRRFFHEDLVGALAGTDTVLVATPAHLKRLPEQLDWASLHGRLRAVFSSGGPLPEEAARQVRQWLGVAPTEVYGSSETGGIAWRRWDTDLPPWQPLPGVRWRIEDGCLAVASAHLETLDWWRTQDRVEALADGRFRLLGRADRIVKIEERRVSLDALERALREDAEVDDVRVLVLSGQREQLAAVVVPADLALLEGGDAARRALGQRLGARLAQAHDAVTRPRRWRLVPALPINAQGKVTQAALAALFQPLMPVPAWEHRDAASATLRMTLDPALRPFQGHFPQAAILPGVAQLDWAVRFGRQAFNMPAGFLRMDAVKFQHVARPGDELTLQLDWDATRNVLAFRYTSSHGVHASGKVVFADAD, translated from the coding sequence ATGGCTGAGTGGATTGCCCTGGACCGGCTGCTGGTGGACCCGCAGCCGCAGCGCAGCATCGGCCTCTGCGATGGCGAGCTGATCGATCATGCCCGCTTCCGCCAGCGGGTGCTGGCCTGGCGTGCGGCCTTTGCTGCTGCCGATGGCCGCGACTGGGCCCTGTACTTCGATGACGCCGTGGCCTTCGCTGCGGCACTGTTCGGCGCCTGGCATGCCGGTAAGCGGGTGTTCCTGGCTGCCGACAACCTGCCGGCCACACTGCAGGCACTGCAGCCACAGGTGAGCGGTTTCGCCGGTGATGTTTCCGCCGACTACCGCCCGCTGGTTGCCCCCACTGTTGGCGTGGACGGCGAACTGCAGGTGCTGGACGAGCGTGCCTGCGAGCTGTGCGTGTTCACCTCCGGCAGCACCGGCCAACCCAGTGCGATCAACAAGCGCATGGACCAGCTGGCGCGCGAGGTGGATGCGCTGCAGGCTGCGTTCGGCACGCAGCTGGAGGGCGTGCAGGTGCATGGCACGGTGTCCCACCAGCACATCTACGGCCTGCTGTTCCGCGTGCTGTGGCCGCTGGCCGCCGGCCGCCTGATCCATCCGCGCCGGTTCTTCCACGAAGACCTGGTGGGCGCGCTGGCCGGTACCGATACGGTGCTGGTGGCGACGCCAGCCCATCTCAAGCGCCTGCCTGAACAGCTCGACTGGGCCAGCCTGCACGGCCGCCTGCGCGCGGTGTTCTCCTCCGGTGGCCCACTGCCCGAAGAAGCCGCACGCCAGGTACGGCAGTGGCTGGGCGTGGCACCGACCGAGGTTTACGGCAGCAGCGAGACCGGTGGTATCGCCTGGCGCCGCTGGGACACCGACCTGCCGCCGTGGCAGCCGCTGCCGGGTGTGCGGTGGCGCATCGAGGATGGCTGCCTGGCCGTCGCCTCGGCGCATCTGGAAACCCTCGACTGGTGGCGCACCCAGGACCGCGTGGAAGCGTTGGCCGACGGCCGCTTCCGCCTGTTGGGCCGTGCCGACCGCATCGTCAAGATCGAAGAGCGCCGCGTTTCGCTGGATGCGCTGGAACGCGCGCTGCGCGAAGACGCCGAAGTGGACGACGTGCGCGTGCTGGTCCTGTCCGGCCAGCGCGAGCAGCTGGCAGCTGTGGTGGTACCGGCCGACCTGGCACTGCTGGAGGGCGGTGACGCCGCGCGCCGCGCGCTGGGCCAGCGCCTTGGTGCGCGCCTGGCACAGGCACATGACGCGGTCACCCGGCCGCGCCGCTGGCGCCTGGTGCCGGCGCTGCCGATCAACGCACAGGGCAAGGTCACCCAGGCGGCGCTGGCGGCGCTGTTCCAGCCGCTGATGCCGGTGCCAGCATGGGAGCACCGCGACGCTGCAAGCGCCACCCTGCGCATGACCCTCGACCCGGCGCTGCGGCCGTTCCAGGGCCATTTCCCGCAGGCGGCGATCCTGCCCGGCGTGGCGCAGCTGGACTGGGCCGTGCGTTTTGGCCGCCAGGCGTTCAACATGCCGGCCGGATTCCTGCGCATGGATGCGGTGAAGTTCCAGCACGTGGCCCGCCCGGGTGATGAGCTGACACTGCAGCTGGACTGGGATGCCACGCGCAATGTGCTGGCCTTCCGCTACACCTCCAGCCACGGTGTGCACGCCAGCGGCAAGGTGGTTTTCGCCGATGCGGACTGA
- a CDS encoding phosphopantetheine-binding protein yields the protein MQALEHEIKELIISSLSLEDITPEDIDPTAPLFVEGLGLDSIDALELGLALQKKYGVSLSADSEETRRHFSSVRALGEFVAARQS from the coding sequence GTGCAAGCACTTGAGCACGAGATCAAGGAATTGATCATTTCCTCCCTTTCGCTGGAGGACATCACGCCGGAGGACATCGATCCGACCGCGCCGCTGTTCGTCGAGGGCCTCGGCCTGGATTCGATCGACGCGCTGGAGCTGGGCCTGGCGCTGCAGAAGAAGTACGGTGTCAGCCTCTCGGCCGATTCGGAAGAAACCCGTCGCCATTTCTCCAGCGTGCGCGCGCTCGGCGAGTTCGTCGCCGCCCGCCAGTCGTAA
- a CDS encoding acyltransferase — MAAAQGAPHWADIGESTSVAGVLFLCWVHRWFGRWPFRLCVWPVVACHWLGNRVGRQASMQYLQRLQAHSGALGRAPTRRDSLRHFFAFADTMLDKILGLGGRYPAERIHLHRDLVLEKIARREGGLILTAHIGCLELCQVLAEQVPGFRITVLVHTAHAQRFNRLLQRLDPLAAVELVQVTEMGPATAMMLAERVAAGGFVAIVGDRTPVQGGRSVTADFLGHRAPFPIGAYVLAAALGCPVYTMACLHQGEGYRVAFEQFAERIVLPRGSRDAALAEQAQRFARWLELQVIQSPLDWFNFFPFWDQAPHDD; from the coding sequence ATGGCGGCCGCGCAGGGCGCCCCACACTGGGCCGACATCGGCGAATCCACGTCGGTGGCCGGCGTGCTGTTCCTGTGCTGGGTGCACCGCTGGTTCGGGCGCTGGCCGTTCCGCCTGTGCGTGTGGCCGGTGGTGGCCTGCCATTGGCTGGGCAACCGCGTCGGTCGCCAGGCCTCGATGCAGTACCTGCAGCGGTTGCAGGCACACAGCGGCGCGCTCGGCCGTGCGCCGACCCGGCGCGACAGCCTGCGCCACTTCTTCGCCTTCGCCGACACGATGCTGGACAAGATCCTCGGCCTGGGCGGGCGCTATCCGGCCGAGCGCATCCACCTGCATCGCGACCTGGTGCTTGAAAAGATCGCGCGCCGCGAAGGCGGGCTGATCCTGACCGCGCACATCGGCTGCCTGGAACTGTGCCAGGTGCTGGCCGAACAGGTGCCGGGGTTCCGCATCACCGTGCTGGTGCACACCGCGCATGCGCAGCGCTTCAACCGCCTGCTGCAGCGGTTGGACCCGCTGGCGGCGGTGGAACTGGTGCAGGTAACCGAAATGGGCCCGGCCACGGCGATGATGCTGGCCGAGCGCGTGGCGGCGGGTGGCTTCGTCGCCATCGTCGGCGACCGCACGCCGGTGCAGGGCGGCCGCAGCGTCACCGCCGATTTCCTTGGCCACCGCGCGCCGTTCCCGATCGGCGCCTATGTACTCGCTGCCGCGCTGGGTTGCCCGGTCTACACCATGGCCTGCCTGCACCAGGGCGAGGGCTATCGCGTGGCGTTTGAACAGTTCGCCGAACGCATCGTGCTGCCGCGTGGCTCACGCGACGCGGCACTGGCCGAACAGGCACAGCGCTTCGCGCGCTGGCTGGAACTCCAGGTCATCCAGTCCCCGTTGGACTGGTTCAATTTCTTCCCCTTCTGGGATCAGGCTCCGCATGACGACTGA
- a CDS encoding MMPL family transporter, with protein sequence MSEGAASNAPDRLRRWWHWLGIAWLLVLLVMGAQQWRLWSQESRIDTDILALLPQDAHDRLLSDVTRRIADGSSRQVVVLLGSQDGAAAKRAQAAFAAAMAADADSALLVPSGSIEGWFDEARAFYAPYRDRLLTPAQRDQLQSTETGALAEQALAALYGPMGAPRLTDWRQDPLSLWPQWWQQQAQGSGLRLGDDGLLEAEGKHWAVLQFDTPGSAFQLDGERHLDGLLERAGTAAKAAAPELEILHAGVPLHAEAAAVQANQEINTIGWGSLAAVLLLVWLAFRSLRPILLVAASLLIGCGVALAVTVLVFGKVHVLTLVFGASLVGVAEDYGIHWFASRQAEPADRRWKLLRHLLPGLWLALLTSALAYLALGLAPFPGLRQMALFSVVGLAAAFLTVIFWFPWLDGGEIRQTRFSQWLGNTLERFPRLHGRRAVTMFVVITLALSAIGIARLQSNDDLRSLQSSPPALMAQQIRLSQLLGMPSPAQFYLVQGADAAQLLQREEALTERLRALADDKRIGGYRAISDWLPSPARQQADAALTAKVEPGVLSAVSEAVGEPLQRPQFAAAPLTAEAFLASPASQPFRHLWVGEVGGQMISVVMVDDLSRADALATLEAAAEGLPGVRWVDRTSDFSKLLGHYRKLMGGLLLVGIALVFGALWLRYRRQAWRVFAPTLIAGALTLGLLGLFGQPLQLFNVLALMLLLGMGIDYGIFLIEHRGDASAWLAVCVGAASTWLSFGLLGLSQTPALRAFGLTLLFGIGLVWLISPLFRPPPHDLPPA encoded by the coding sequence TTGAGTGAGGGTGCAGCATCGAACGCACCGGACCGGTTGCGGCGCTGGTGGCACTGGCTGGGCATCGCCTGGCTGCTGGTGCTGCTGGTGATGGGCGCGCAGCAGTGGCGCCTGTGGAGCCAGGAGTCGCGGATCGACACCGACATCCTCGCGCTGCTGCCGCAGGATGCGCATGATCGCCTGTTGAGCGACGTCACCCGGCGCATCGCCGACGGCAGCTCGCGGCAGGTGGTGGTGCTGCTCGGCAGCCAGGACGGCGCCGCCGCCAAGCGGGCGCAGGCCGCGTTCGCTGCGGCCATGGCTGCCGATGCCGACAGTGCATTGCTGGTGCCCAGCGGGTCCATCGAAGGCTGGTTCGACGAGGCGCGCGCGTTCTACGCGCCGTACCGCGACCGCCTGTTGACGCCGGCCCAGCGTGACCAGCTGCAGAGTACTGAAACCGGTGCGCTGGCCGAGCAGGCGCTGGCCGCGCTGTACGGCCCGATGGGTGCGCCGCGCCTGACCGACTGGCGGCAGGACCCGTTGTCGCTGTGGCCGCAATGGTGGCAGCAGCAGGCGCAGGGTTCGGGGTTGCGGCTGGGTGATGATGGCCTGCTTGAAGCCGAAGGCAAGCATTGGGCGGTGCTGCAGTTCGATACGCCGGGGTCGGCATTCCAGCTCGATGGCGAGCGCCATCTTGATGGCCTGCTGGAGCGGGCCGGAACAGCGGCCAAGGCCGCAGCGCCGGAGCTGGAAATCCTGCATGCCGGCGTGCCGCTGCATGCTGAAGCGGCGGCGGTGCAGGCCAACCAGGAAATCAACACGATCGGTTGGGGTTCACTGGCCGCGGTACTGTTACTGGTGTGGCTGGCGTTCCGTTCGCTGCGCCCGATCCTGCTGGTGGCCGCCTCGCTGCTGATCGGCTGCGGCGTGGCACTGGCGGTGACCGTGCTGGTATTCGGCAAGGTGCACGTGCTGACCCTCGTGTTCGGCGCATCGCTGGTGGGCGTAGCGGAGGACTACGGCATCCACTGGTTTGCGTCGCGCCAGGCCGAACCGGCCGACCGTCGCTGGAAGCTGCTGCGGCATCTGCTGCCCGGCCTGTGGCTGGCCCTGCTGACCAGTGCGCTGGCCTACCTCGCGTTGGGCCTGGCCCCGTTCCCCGGCCTGCGCCAGATGGCGCTGTTCTCGGTGGTAGGCCTGGCCGCGGCGTTCCTCACGGTCATCTTCTGGTTCCCGTGGCTGGATGGCGGCGAGATCCGCCAGACCCGCTTCTCGCAGTGGCTGGGCAACACGCTGGAGCGCTTCCCGCGCCTGCATGGCCGCCGCGCGGTGACGATGTTCGTGGTGATCACGCTGGCACTGTCTGCCATCGGCATCGCGCGCCTGCAGAGCAACGATGACCTGCGCAGCCTGCAGTCCTCGCCCCCGGCATTGATGGCGCAGCAGATCCGCCTGAGCCAGCTGCTGGGCATGCCCAGCCCGGCGCAGTTCTACCTGGTGCAGGGTGCCGATGCCGCGCAGCTGCTGCAGCGTGAAGAGGCATTGACCGAGCGCCTGCGTGCACTGGCCGATGACAAACGCATCGGCGGCTACCGCGCCATCAGCGATTGGCTGCCGTCACCGGCACGCCAGCAGGCCGATGCTGCGCTGACCGCGAAGGTGGAACCCGGCGTGCTGTCGGCCGTGTCCGAGGCCGTGGGCGAGCCGCTGCAGCGACCGCAGTTCGCCGCAGCGCCGCTCACCGCCGAAGCCTTCCTGGCCTCGCCGGCCTCGCAGCCGTTCCGCCACCTGTGGGTGGGTGAGGTCGGTGGACAGATGATCAGCGTGGTGATGGTCGATGACCTGTCGCGCGCCGATGCCCTGGCCACGCTGGAAGCTGCCGCCGAAGGCCTGCCTGGCGTGCGCTGGGTCGACCGCACGTCAGATTTCTCCAAGCTGCTGGGCCACTACCGCAAGCTGATGGGCGGGCTGCTGCTGGTCGGCATCGCGCTGGTATTCGGTGCGCTGTGGCTGCGCTACCGCCGCCAGGCCTGGCGCGTGTTCGCACCGACCCTGATCGCCGGCGCGCTCACCCTGGGCCTGCTGGGCCTGTTCGGCCAGCCGCTGCAGCTGTTCAACGTGCTGGCCCTGATGCTGCTGCTGGGCATGGGCATCGACTACGGCATCTTCCTGATCGAGCACCGCGGCGATGCCAGTGCCTGGCTGGCGGTGTGCGTGGGTGCGGCCAGCACCTGGCTGTCGTTCGGCCTGCTGGGCCTGTCGCAGACCCCGGCGCTGCGCGCGTTCGGCCTGACCCTGTTGTTCGGCATCGGCCTGGTCTGGCTGATCTCGCCGCTGTTCCGGCCGCCGCCGCACGATCTGCCGCCGGCCTGA
- a CDS encoding LolA family protein, translating into MFARLPSVLLCALMLVAAPRVQAADPAIDAITQAVARPDVLRGQFSQEKQVSGFKNPLRSQGRFVVARQHGVIWTTLKPFPSEVVVTADRILSRQRDGSTRVELDARQQPAMRSVNAIMFALMSGDVQALSSQFNVAASREGQGWRLRLTPKSAMLAKAFQSLTLQGDRYVRQVEIVEANKDRTQIQFSALSEAPATLNADEARRFE; encoded by the coding sequence ATGTTTGCCCGTCTTCCGAGCGTGCTGCTGTGCGCGCTGATGCTCGTTGCCGCACCGCGCGTGCAGGCCGCCGACCCCGCCATCGATGCGATCACCCAGGCGGTGGCGCGGCCGGATGTACTGCGTGGCCAGTTCAGCCAGGAAAAGCAGGTCAGCGGCTTCAAGAACCCGTTGCGCTCGCAGGGCCGGTTCGTGGTCGCGCGCCAGCACGGCGTGATCTGGACCACGCTCAAGCCGTTCCCCTCCGAAGTGGTGGTCACCGCCGACCGCATCCTCAGCCGCCAGCGCGATGGCAGCACCCGTGTCGAGCTCGATGCACGGCAGCAGCCGGCGATGCGTTCGGTCAACGCGATCATGTTCGCGCTGATGAGCGGCGACGTGCAGGCGCTGTCCAGCCAGTTCAACGTGGCGGCCAGCCGTGAAGGGCAGGGCTGGCGACTGCGGCTGACGCCGAAGTCGGCGATGCTGGCCAAGGCCTTCCAGTCGCTGACCCTGCAGGGTGACCGCTACGTGCGCCAGGTCGAGATCGTCGAGGCCAACAAGGACCGCACGCAGATCCAGTTCAGCGCATTGAGCGAGGCACCGGCCACGCTCAACGCCGACGAGGCGCGCCGCTTTGAGTGA
- a CDS encoding beta-ketoacyl synthase chain length factor: protein MIEFSIVDWAAWAPGLSERSQWLGWADAPYLPHGGDTPALAEVPAMQRRRIERLGRMAIQAACWCEDGKGADSDVPLVFASRHGDVARSMDLLGALVSDQPLSPTGFGLSVHNAIAALYSIARGHRGNYLALAAGQATVEAACLEAVGLLADGAREVRVVVYESPLPEIYATFADEPDPFFAWCWRMTAPAEGRPTLSLQWQPAAGQASTPPGLLPHALDLHRFLLSGAPAVEHVAHGQRWCWRRRG from the coding sequence ATGATTGAATTCTCCATCGTCGACTGGGCTGCGTGGGCGCCCGGCCTGAGCGAGCGTAGCCAGTGGCTGGGCTGGGCCGATGCGCCGTACCTGCCGCATGGCGGGGATACGCCGGCACTGGCGGAGGTTCCGGCAATGCAGCGACGGCGCATCGAGCGGTTGGGCCGCATGGCGATCCAGGCCGCGTGCTGGTGCGAGGACGGAAAGGGTGCCGACAGTGACGTGCCGCTGGTGTTCGCCAGCCGCCACGGCGACGTGGCCCGTTCGATGGACCTGCTGGGCGCGCTGGTCAGCGACCAGCCGTTGTCGCCGACCGGATTCGGCCTGTCCGTGCACAACGCGATCGCCGCGCTGTACTCCATCGCCCGCGGCCACCGCGGCAACTACCTGGCATTGGCTGCCGGCCAGGCCACGGTCGAGGCCGCGTGCCTGGAGGCTGTCGGCCTGCTGGCCGATGGCGCCCGCGAGGTGCGGGTGGTGGTCTACGAATCTCCGCTTCCTGAAATTTACGCGACGTTCGCCGACGAACCCGACCCGTTCTTTGCATGGTGCTGGCGCATGACCGCCCCGGCAGAGGGCCGGCCGACGCTGTCGCTGCAGTGGCAGCCGGCCGCCGGCCAGGCCAGCACGCCGCCCGGCCTGCTGCCGCATGCGCTGGACCTGCACCGGTTCCTGTTGTCCGGCGCGCCGGCAGTGGAACACGTGGCCCACGGCCAGCGCTGGTGCTGGAGACGCCGTGGCTGA
- a CDS encoding lysophospholipid acyltransferase family protein: protein MAELLRRLDHAWRVFGTGLSFVAFGLGGLLLGVLVMPVLLLMRDPVARRRRARRVVQAAFASHVRLMCRLGVMTLQIEGRERLQRDGLLVLANHPTLIDVVCLISLLPNADCVVKRAVACNPFMRGPVRAAGYISNDDGAGLVDDCVAAVQAGGTLVIFPEGTRSVPGQPPRLQRGAANIAVRGRLDITPVRITCTPPTLTKGQKWYRVPSRRFHVRLQIGEDIPIAPFLAEDDSPRGDALAARRVTEHLSRYFDLSGEPPRAST, encoded by the coding sequence GTGGCTGAGCTGCTGCGCCGCCTCGACCATGCCTGGCGGGTGTTTGGCACCGGTCTCAGTTTCGTCGCATTTGGCCTGGGCGGGCTGCTGCTCGGCGTTCTGGTGATGCCGGTACTGCTGCTGATGCGCGACCCGGTGGCGCGTCGCCGGCGCGCCCGGCGCGTGGTCCAGGCCGCCTTTGCCAGCCATGTCCGGCTGATGTGCCGGCTGGGGGTGATGACCCTGCAGATCGAAGGCCGGGAACGCCTGCAGCGCGACGGTTTGCTGGTTCTGGCCAATCACCCCACCCTGATCGACGTGGTCTGCCTGATTTCGTTGCTGCCCAACGCCGATTGCGTGGTCAAGCGGGCCGTGGCCTGCAACCCGTTCATGCGTGGTCCGGTGCGGGCGGCCGGCTACATCTCCAACGATGATGGCGCTGGCCTGGTGGACGACTGTGTAGCAGCGGTGCAGGCCGGCGGCACCCTGGTCATCTTCCCGGAAGGCACCCGCAGCGTGCCCGGACAGCCGCCGCGCCTGCAGCGGGGCGCGGCCAACATCGCCGTGCGCGGCCGCCTGGACATCACCCCGGTGCGGATCACCTGCACCCCGCCAACCCTGACCAAGGGGCAGAAGTGGTATCGTGTCCCCTCACGTCGCTTTCACGTTCGGCTGCAGATCGGCGAAGATATCCCGATCGCGCCTTTCTTGGCCGAAGACGACTCGCCAAGGGGGGATGCCTTGGCGGCACGCCGCGTTACCGAGCACCTTTCTCGTTATTTCGACCTGTCTGGAGAGCCGCCCCGTGCAAGCACTTGA